A genome region from Gallus gallus isolate bGalGal1 chromosome 9, bGalGal1.mat.broiler.GRCg7b, whole genome shotgun sequence includes the following:
- the CHRD gene encoding chordin isoform X2, with amino-acid sequence MLWGCAFGGRFYALEETWHPDLGEPFGVMRCVICHCETQRNRRGKPVGKVNCKNMKQDCPVPTCPRATLLPGHCCHTCPKALPGAPEKSYKPPFDTFEYFQDKEDELDKPYNDRSYLSSEGSARDDARTEFVALLTSGPEPWHPTSSAVAKARFTLLRSYLLFSISYERLGRPSRVRFSDPEGTVLFEHPVQKSAAPEDGMLCGMWRTVSKANIQLLRAEQLRVSLVTRAQPSGEVHGHILKHRALFAETFGAILTSSDPVHLGAGGMAMLTLSDTENNLHFILMARGLLEPGAEESPWVPLRVRILHQGQTLREAHANITMEDPDFAEVLSDLSAHELQWLAQGQLRIVADTQGRHPRQLEGTITARRSCDTIQSVLCGADALQPTKTGAVGSAKLALHENGTLEYQVRVVGTGSEVVGVTLETKPRRKNRRNVLFDMTPSYRAGMAQGVWHSPSARDVHMLLQNELFLNVATKDWAEGELRGQVISLPYSGLLARYTEMPVPLAGQLVSPPVSSGAGGHAWLSLDEHCHLHYEIVVAGLGRPADGTVSAQLHGVAELGEMGTRPHLHKRMLKGFYGTEAQGVVKDLDAELLQHLAQGTAFLQVSTKAHPRGEMRGWVHIPNRCQPGGARLSTGEAELSEGPKGRNVEQLKKDPNSCFFEGQHHAHGTRWAPDYDKKCSICSCQKRTVICDPILCQPLNCTRQVHPEELCCPICEEKKMEQEELKLERARDSSEGCYFDGDKTWRGSGTRWHPVVPPFGLIKCAICTCKGTTGEVHCEKVQCPRLTCANPVRVSPSDCCKQCPAPEKSIPELTDGMQADGPRACRFGRRWYLNNESWHPSVPPFGEMKCILCWCVSGETHCQRQECPPDACASPTRRDNPCCAKCRAPDAPSEKMHEATAEAWSR; translated from the exons ATGTTGTGGG GTTGTGCCTTCGGGGGACGTTTCTACGCGCTGGAGGAGACGTGGCACCCCGACCTGGGGGAGCCCTTTGGGGTGATGCGCTGCGTGATCTGCCACTGCGAGACG CAGAGGAATCGCCGAGGGAAACCAGTGGGGAAAGTGAACTGCAAGAACATGAAGCAGGATTGCCCCGTTCCCACCTGCCCCCGTGCCACGCTGTTGCCCGGGCACTGCTGCCATACCTGTCCCAAAG CCTTGCCAGGAGCCCCGGAGAAGAGCTACAAGCCACCTTTTGACACCTTTGAGTACTTCCAGGACAAGGAGGACGAGCTGGACAAGCCGTACAATGACCGCTCCTACCTCAGCTCTGAGGGTTCGGCACGTGACGATGCCCGCACAG AATTCGTGGCCCTGCTGACGAGCGGCCCCGAGCCGTGGCACCCCACATCCAGCGCGGTGGCCAAGGCTCGCTTCACCCTGCTGCGCTCCTacctgctcttctccatcagCTACGAGCG GCTGGGCCGGCCGAGCCGTGTGCGTTTCAGTGACCCCGAGGGCACCGTGCTGTTCGAGCACCCAGTGCAGAAGAGCGCAGCCCCTGAGGATGGCATg ctctgtgggatGTGGAGGACAGTGTCCAAAGCCAACATACAGCTGCTGCGTGCGGAGCAGCTCCGTGTGTCCCTCGTCACCCGTGCGCAGCCCTCCGGAGAGGTGCATGGGCACATCCTGAAGCACCGGGCGCTCTTTGCAG AGACATTTGGTGCCATCCTGACCTCATCAGACCCCGTACACCTGGGGGCTGGGGGCATGGCCATGCTGACGCTGAGCGACACCGAGAACAACCTACACTTCATCCTCATGGCCCGTGGACTGCTGGAGCCGGGTGCTGAGG AGTCCCCCTGGGTACCGCTGCGGGTCCGCATCCTGCACCAGGGCCAGACGCTGCGCGAGGCCCATGCCAACATCACTATGGAG GACCCCGACTTCGCGGAGGTACTGAGCGACCTGTCTGCCCATGAGCTGCAGTGGTTGGCACAGGGGCAGCTCCGCATCGTGGCTGACACCCAGGGCCGGCACCCGCGCCAGCTGGAGGGCACCATTACCGCCCGCCGCAGCTGTGACA CCATCCAAAGCGTGCTGTGCGGCGCAGATGCATTGCAGCCCACCAAGACGGGGGCGGTGGGCTCGGCCAAGCTGGCGCTGCATGAGAACGGCACGCTGGAGTACCAG GTGCGGGTGGTGGGCACGGGCAGCGAAGTGGTGGGGGTCACACTGGAGACCAAACCGCGGCGGAAGAACAGGAGGAACGTCCTCTTCGACATGACACCCAGCTATAGGGCTGGGATG GCTCAAGGAGTGTGGCACAGCCCCAGCGCCCGCGATGTGCACATGCTGCTGCAGAATGAGCTCTTCCTCAACGTGGCCACCAAGGACTGGGCAGAGGGAGAGCTGCGGGGCCAGGTCATCTCCCTGCCCTACAGTGGGCTCCTGGCACGCTACACAG AGATGCCGGTGCCGCTGGCAGGGCAGCTGGTATCCCCCCCAGTGAGCAGTGGGGCCGGGGGCCACGCGTGGCTGTCACTGGATGAGCACTGCCACCTGCACTACGAGATTGTGGTGGCGGGTCTGGGCCGCCCGGCCGATGGCACAGTCAGTGCCCAGCTGCACGGCGTGGCCGAGCTGGGCGAGATGGGCACTCGGCCGCACCTGCACAAGCGGATGCTCAAGGGGTTCTAtggcactgag GCTCAGGGGGTGGTGAAGGACCtggatgctgagctgctgcagcacctggcacagGGCACCGCATTCCTGCAAGTCAGCACCAAAGCACACCCGCGTGGGGAGATGCGGGGATGG GTGCACATCCCCAACCGCTGTCAGCCAGGAGGGGCCCGCCTGTCCACCGGGGAGGCTGAGCTCTCAGAGGGCCCTAAGGGCAGGAATGTGGAACAGCTGAAAAAGGACCCCAACTCCTGCTTCTTCGAGGGGCAGCACCATGCACATGGCACCCGCTGGGCGCCTGACTATGACAAGAAGTgctccatctgcagctgccag AAGCGCACGGTCATCTGCGATCCCATCCTGTGCCAGCCCCTCAACTGTACCCGCCAGGTGCACcctgaggagctgtgctgccccatcTGTGAAG AGAAGAagatggagcaggaggagctgaagcTGGAACGGGCACGGGACAGCAGCGAGG GCTGCTACTTTGATGGGGACAAGACATGGCGAGGCTCTGGCACCCGCTGGCACCCTGTCGTGCCGCCATTTGGCCTCATCAAATGTGCCATCTGCACCTGCAAG GGCACCACGGGTGAAGTGCACTGCGAGAAGGTGCAGTGTCCGCGCCTCACCTGTGCCAACCCTGTGCGCGTCAGCCCCTCCGACTGCTGCAAGCAGTGCCCAG CCCCTGAGAAGAGCATCCCTGAGCTGACTGATGGCATGCAGGCGGACGGACCCCGTGCGTGCCGCTTTGGGCGCCGCTGGTACCTCAACAACGAGAGCTGgcacccctcagtgccacccTTTGGGGAGATGAAGTGCATCCTGTGCTGGTGTGTG TCAGGAGAGACCCACTGCCAACGCCAGGAGTGCCCGCCAGATGCCTGTGCCAGCCCCACCAGGAGGGACAACCCCTGCTGTGCCAAGTGTCGCG CTCCGGATGCACCCTCAGAAAAGATGCACGAAGCCACAGCAGAGGCATGGAGCCGCTGA
- the CHRD gene encoding chordin isoform X1, producing the protein MRTALLLLALLALPVRTARPKLALPIRPDSEPLPPGGAAGCAFGGRFYALEETWHPDLGEPFGVMRCVICHCETRNRRGKPVGKVNCKNMKQDCPVPTCPRATLLPGHCCHTCPKALPGAPEKSYKPPFDTFEYFQDKEDELDKPYNDRSYLSSEGSARDDARTEFVALLTSGPEPWHPTSSAVAKARFTLLRSYLLFSISYERLGRPSRVRFSDPEGTVLFEHPVQKSAAPEDGMLCGMWRTVSKANIQLLRAEQLRVSLVTRAQPSGEVHGHILKHRALFAETFGAILTSSDPVHLGAGGMAMLTLSDTENNLHFILMARGLLEPGAEESPWVPLRVRILHQGQTLREAHANITMEDPDFAEVLSDLSAHELQWLAQGQLRIVADTQGRHPRQLEGTITARRSCDTIQSVLCGADALQPTKTGAVGSAKLALHENGTLEYQVRVVGTGSEVVGVTLETKPRRKNRRNVLFDMTPSYRAGMAQGVWHSPSARDVHMLLQNELFLNVATKDWAEGELRGQVISLPYSGLLARYTEMPVPLAGQLVSPPVSSGAGGHAWLSLDEHCHLHYEIVVAGLGRPADGTVSAQLHGVAELGEMGTRPHLHKRMLKGFYGTEAQGVVKDLDAELLQHLAQGTAFLQVSTKAHPRGEMRGWVHIPNRCQPGGARLSTGEAELSEGPKGRNVEQLKKDPNSCFFEGQHHAHGTRWAPDYDKKCSICSCQKRTVICDPILCQPLNCTRQVHPEELCCPICEEKKMEQEELKLERARDSSEGCYFDGDKTWRGSGTRWHPVVPPFGLIKCAICTCKGTTGEVHCEKVQCPRLTCANPVRVSPSDCCKQCPAPEKSIPELTDGMQADGPRACRFGRRWYLNNESWHPSVPPFGEMKCILCWCVSGETHCQRQECPPDACASPTRRDNPCCAKCRAPDAPSEKMHEATAEAWSR; encoded by the exons ATGCGCACcgccctgctgctgctcgccCTGCTCGCCCTGCCCGTCCGCACCGCCCGCCCCAAGCTCGCCCTGCCCATCCGGCCCGACAGCGAGCCGCTGCCCCCCGGGGGGGCGGCAG GTTGTGCCTTCGGGGGACGTTTCTACGCGCTGGAGGAGACGTGGCACCCCGACCTGGGGGAGCCCTTTGGGGTGATGCGCTGCGTGATCTGCCACTGCGAGACG AGGAATCGCCGAGGGAAACCAGTGGGGAAAGTGAACTGCAAGAACATGAAGCAGGATTGCCCCGTTCCCACCTGCCCCCGTGCCACGCTGTTGCCCGGGCACTGCTGCCATACCTGTCCCAAAG CCTTGCCAGGAGCCCCGGAGAAGAGCTACAAGCCACCTTTTGACACCTTTGAGTACTTCCAGGACAAGGAGGACGAGCTGGACAAGCCGTACAATGACCGCTCCTACCTCAGCTCTGAGGGTTCGGCACGTGACGATGCCCGCACAG AATTCGTGGCCCTGCTGACGAGCGGCCCCGAGCCGTGGCACCCCACATCCAGCGCGGTGGCCAAGGCTCGCTTCACCCTGCTGCGCTCCTacctgctcttctccatcagCTACGAGCG GCTGGGCCGGCCGAGCCGTGTGCGTTTCAGTGACCCCGAGGGCACCGTGCTGTTCGAGCACCCAGTGCAGAAGAGCGCAGCCCCTGAGGATGGCATg ctctgtgggatGTGGAGGACAGTGTCCAAAGCCAACATACAGCTGCTGCGTGCGGAGCAGCTCCGTGTGTCCCTCGTCACCCGTGCGCAGCCCTCCGGAGAGGTGCATGGGCACATCCTGAAGCACCGGGCGCTCTTTGCAG AGACATTTGGTGCCATCCTGACCTCATCAGACCCCGTACACCTGGGGGCTGGGGGCATGGCCATGCTGACGCTGAGCGACACCGAGAACAACCTACACTTCATCCTCATGGCCCGTGGACTGCTGGAGCCGGGTGCTGAGG AGTCCCCCTGGGTACCGCTGCGGGTCCGCATCCTGCACCAGGGCCAGACGCTGCGCGAGGCCCATGCCAACATCACTATGGAG GACCCCGACTTCGCGGAGGTACTGAGCGACCTGTCTGCCCATGAGCTGCAGTGGTTGGCACAGGGGCAGCTCCGCATCGTGGCTGACACCCAGGGCCGGCACCCGCGCCAGCTGGAGGGCACCATTACCGCCCGCCGCAGCTGTGACA CCATCCAAAGCGTGCTGTGCGGCGCAGATGCATTGCAGCCCACCAAGACGGGGGCGGTGGGCTCGGCCAAGCTGGCGCTGCATGAGAACGGCACGCTGGAGTACCAG GTGCGGGTGGTGGGCACGGGCAGCGAAGTGGTGGGGGTCACACTGGAGACCAAACCGCGGCGGAAGAACAGGAGGAACGTCCTCTTCGACATGACACCCAGCTATAGGGCTGGGATG GCTCAAGGAGTGTGGCACAGCCCCAGCGCCCGCGATGTGCACATGCTGCTGCAGAATGAGCTCTTCCTCAACGTGGCCACCAAGGACTGGGCAGAGGGAGAGCTGCGGGGCCAGGTCATCTCCCTGCCCTACAGTGGGCTCCTGGCACGCTACACAG AGATGCCGGTGCCGCTGGCAGGGCAGCTGGTATCCCCCCCAGTGAGCAGTGGGGCCGGGGGCCACGCGTGGCTGTCACTGGATGAGCACTGCCACCTGCACTACGAGATTGTGGTGGCGGGTCTGGGCCGCCCGGCCGATGGCACAGTCAGTGCCCAGCTGCACGGCGTGGCCGAGCTGGGCGAGATGGGCACTCGGCCGCACCTGCACAAGCGGATGCTCAAGGGGTTCTAtggcactgag GCTCAGGGGGTGGTGAAGGACCtggatgctgagctgctgcagcacctggcacagGGCACCGCATTCCTGCAAGTCAGCACCAAAGCACACCCGCGTGGGGAGATGCGGGGATGG GTGCACATCCCCAACCGCTGTCAGCCAGGAGGGGCCCGCCTGTCCACCGGGGAGGCTGAGCTCTCAGAGGGCCCTAAGGGCAGGAATGTGGAACAGCTGAAAAAGGACCCCAACTCCTGCTTCTTCGAGGGGCAGCACCATGCACATGGCACCCGCTGGGCGCCTGACTATGACAAGAAGTgctccatctgcagctgccag AAGCGCACGGTCATCTGCGATCCCATCCTGTGCCAGCCCCTCAACTGTACCCGCCAGGTGCACcctgaggagctgtgctgccccatcTGTGAAG AGAAGAagatggagcaggaggagctgaagcTGGAACGGGCACGGGACAGCAGCGAGG GCTGCTACTTTGATGGGGACAAGACATGGCGAGGCTCTGGCACCCGCTGGCACCCTGTCGTGCCGCCATTTGGCCTCATCAAATGTGCCATCTGCACCTGCAAG GGCACCACGGGTGAAGTGCACTGCGAGAAGGTGCAGTGTCCGCGCCTCACCTGTGCCAACCCTGTGCGCGTCAGCCCCTCCGACTGCTGCAAGCAGTGCCCAG CCCCTGAGAAGAGCATCCCTGAGCTGACTGATGGCATGCAGGCGGACGGACCCCGTGCGTGCCGCTTTGGGCGCCGCTGGTACCTCAACAACGAGAGCTGgcacccctcagtgccacccTTTGGGGAGATGAAGTGCATCCTGTGCTGGTGTGTG TCAGGAGAGACCCACTGCCAACGCCAGGAGTGCCCGCCAGATGCCTGTGCCAGCCCCACCAGGAGGGACAACCCCTGCTGTGCCAAGTGTCGCG CTCCGGATGCACCCTCAGAAAAGATGCACGAAGCCACAGCAGAGGCATGGAGCCGCTGA
- the CHRD gene encoding chordin isoform X3 yields MLWGCAFGGRFYALEETWHPDLGEPFGVMRCVICHCETRNRRGKPVGKVNCKNMKQDCPVPTCPRATLLPGHCCHTCPKALPGAPEKSYKPPFDTFEYFQDKEDELDKPYNDRSYLSSEGSARDDARTEFVALLTSGPEPWHPTSSAVAKARFTLLRSYLLFSISYERLGRPSRVRFSDPEGTVLFEHPVQKSAAPEDGMLCGMWRTVSKANIQLLRAEQLRVSLVTRAQPSGEVHGHILKHRALFAETFGAILTSSDPVHLGAGGMAMLTLSDTENNLHFILMARGLLEPGAEESPWVPLRVRILHQGQTLREAHANITMEDPDFAEVLSDLSAHELQWLAQGQLRIVADTQGRHPRQLEGTITARRSCDTIQSVLCGADALQPTKTGAVGSAKLALHENGTLEYQVRVVGTGSEVVGVTLETKPRRKNRRNVLFDMTPSYRAGMAQGVWHSPSARDVHMLLQNELFLNVATKDWAEGELRGQVISLPYSGLLARYTEMPVPLAGQLVSPPVSSGAGGHAWLSLDEHCHLHYEIVVAGLGRPADGTVSAQLHGVAELGEMGTRPHLHKRMLKGFYGTEAQGVVKDLDAELLQHLAQGTAFLQVSTKAHPRGEMRGWVHIPNRCQPGGARLSTGEAELSEGPKGRNVEQLKKDPNSCFFEGQHHAHGTRWAPDYDKKCSICSCQKRTVICDPILCQPLNCTRQVHPEELCCPICEEKKMEQEELKLERARDSSEGCYFDGDKTWRGSGTRWHPVVPPFGLIKCAICTCKGTTGEVHCEKVQCPRLTCANPVRVSPSDCCKQCPAPEKSIPELTDGMQADGPRACRFGRRWYLNNESWHPSVPPFGEMKCILCWCVSGETHCQRQECPPDACASPTRRDNPCCAKCRAPDAPSEKMHEATAEAWSR; encoded by the exons ATGTTGTGGG GTTGTGCCTTCGGGGGACGTTTCTACGCGCTGGAGGAGACGTGGCACCCCGACCTGGGGGAGCCCTTTGGGGTGATGCGCTGCGTGATCTGCCACTGCGAGACG AGGAATCGCCGAGGGAAACCAGTGGGGAAAGTGAACTGCAAGAACATGAAGCAGGATTGCCCCGTTCCCACCTGCCCCCGTGCCACGCTGTTGCCCGGGCACTGCTGCCATACCTGTCCCAAAG CCTTGCCAGGAGCCCCGGAGAAGAGCTACAAGCCACCTTTTGACACCTTTGAGTACTTCCAGGACAAGGAGGACGAGCTGGACAAGCCGTACAATGACCGCTCCTACCTCAGCTCTGAGGGTTCGGCACGTGACGATGCCCGCACAG AATTCGTGGCCCTGCTGACGAGCGGCCCCGAGCCGTGGCACCCCACATCCAGCGCGGTGGCCAAGGCTCGCTTCACCCTGCTGCGCTCCTacctgctcttctccatcagCTACGAGCG GCTGGGCCGGCCGAGCCGTGTGCGTTTCAGTGACCCCGAGGGCACCGTGCTGTTCGAGCACCCAGTGCAGAAGAGCGCAGCCCCTGAGGATGGCATg ctctgtgggatGTGGAGGACAGTGTCCAAAGCCAACATACAGCTGCTGCGTGCGGAGCAGCTCCGTGTGTCCCTCGTCACCCGTGCGCAGCCCTCCGGAGAGGTGCATGGGCACATCCTGAAGCACCGGGCGCTCTTTGCAG AGACATTTGGTGCCATCCTGACCTCATCAGACCCCGTACACCTGGGGGCTGGGGGCATGGCCATGCTGACGCTGAGCGACACCGAGAACAACCTACACTTCATCCTCATGGCCCGTGGACTGCTGGAGCCGGGTGCTGAGG AGTCCCCCTGGGTACCGCTGCGGGTCCGCATCCTGCACCAGGGCCAGACGCTGCGCGAGGCCCATGCCAACATCACTATGGAG GACCCCGACTTCGCGGAGGTACTGAGCGACCTGTCTGCCCATGAGCTGCAGTGGTTGGCACAGGGGCAGCTCCGCATCGTGGCTGACACCCAGGGCCGGCACCCGCGCCAGCTGGAGGGCACCATTACCGCCCGCCGCAGCTGTGACA CCATCCAAAGCGTGCTGTGCGGCGCAGATGCATTGCAGCCCACCAAGACGGGGGCGGTGGGCTCGGCCAAGCTGGCGCTGCATGAGAACGGCACGCTGGAGTACCAG GTGCGGGTGGTGGGCACGGGCAGCGAAGTGGTGGGGGTCACACTGGAGACCAAACCGCGGCGGAAGAACAGGAGGAACGTCCTCTTCGACATGACACCCAGCTATAGGGCTGGGATG GCTCAAGGAGTGTGGCACAGCCCCAGCGCCCGCGATGTGCACATGCTGCTGCAGAATGAGCTCTTCCTCAACGTGGCCACCAAGGACTGGGCAGAGGGAGAGCTGCGGGGCCAGGTCATCTCCCTGCCCTACAGTGGGCTCCTGGCACGCTACACAG AGATGCCGGTGCCGCTGGCAGGGCAGCTGGTATCCCCCCCAGTGAGCAGTGGGGCCGGGGGCCACGCGTGGCTGTCACTGGATGAGCACTGCCACCTGCACTACGAGATTGTGGTGGCGGGTCTGGGCCGCCCGGCCGATGGCACAGTCAGTGCCCAGCTGCACGGCGTGGCCGAGCTGGGCGAGATGGGCACTCGGCCGCACCTGCACAAGCGGATGCTCAAGGGGTTCTAtggcactgag GCTCAGGGGGTGGTGAAGGACCtggatgctgagctgctgcagcacctggcacagGGCACCGCATTCCTGCAAGTCAGCACCAAAGCACACCCGCGTGGGGAGATGCGGGGATGG GTGCACATCCCCAACCGCTGTCAGCCAGGAGGGGCCCGCCTGTCCACCGGGGAGGCTGAGCTCTCAGAGGGCCCTAAGGGCAGGAATGTGGAACAGCTGAAAAAGGACCCCAACTCCTGCTTCTTCGAGGGGCAGCACCATGCACATGGCACCCGCTGGGCGCCTGACTATGACAAGAAGTgctccatctgcagctgccag AAGCGCACGGTCATCTGCGATCCCATCCTGTGCCAGCCCCTCAACTGTACCCGCCAGGTGCACcctgaggagctgtgctgccccatcTGTGAAG AGAAGAagatggagcaggaggagctgaagcTGGAACGGGCACGGGACAGCAGCGAGG GCTGCTACTTTGATGGGGACAAGACATGGCGAGGCTCTGGCACCCGCTGGCACCCTGTCGTGCCGCCATTTGGCCTCATCAAATGTGCCATCTGCACCTGCAAG GGCACCACGGGTGAAGTGCACTGCGAGAAGGTGCAGTGTCCGCGCCTCACCTGTGCCAACCCTGTGCGCGTCAGCCCCTCCGACTGCTGCAAGCAGTGCCCAG CCCCTGAGAAGAGCATCCCTGAGCTGACTGATGGCATGCAGGCGGACGGACCCCGTGCGTGCCGCTTTGGGCGCCGCTGGTACCTCAACAACGAGAGCTGgcacccctcagtgccacccTTTGGGGAGATGAAGTGCATCCTGTGCTGGTGTGTG TCAGGAGAGACCCACTGCCAACGCCAGGAGTGCCCGCCAGATGCCTGTGCCAGCCCCACCAGGAGGGACAACCCCTGCTGTGCCAAGTGTCGCG CTCCGGATGCACCCTCAGAAAAGATGCACGAAGCCACAGCAGAGGCATGGAGCCGCTGA
- the CHRD gene encoding chordin precursor, protein MRTALLLLALLALPVRTARPKLALPIRPDSEPLPPGGAAGCAFGGRFYALEETWHPDLGEPFGVMRCVICHCETQRNRRGKPVGKVNCKNMKQDCPVPTCPRATLLPGHCCHTCPKALPGAPEKSYKPPFDTFEYFQDKEDELDKPYNDRSYLSSEGSARDDARTEFVALLTSGPEPWHPTSSAVAKARFTLLRSYLLFSISYERLGRPSRVRFSDPEGTVLFEHPVQKSAAPEDGMLCGMWRTVSKANIQLLRAEQLRVSLVTRAQPSGEVHGHILKHRALFAETFGAILTSSDPVHLGAGGMAMLTLSDTENNLHFILMARGLLEPGAEESPWVPLRVRILHQGQTLREAHANITMEDPDFAEVLSDLSAHELQWLAQGQLRIVADTQGRHPRQLEGTITARRSCDTIQSVLCGADALQPTKTGAVGSAKLALHENGTLEYQVRVVGTGSEVVGVTLETKPRRKNRRNVLFDMTPSYRAGMAQGVWHSPSARDVHMLLQNELFLNVATKDWAEGELRGQVISLPYSGLLARYTEMPVPLAGQLVSPPVSSGAGGHAWLSLDEHCHLHYEIVVAGLGRPADGTVSAQLHGVAELGEMGTRPHLHKRMLKGFYGTEAQGVVKDLDAELLQHLAQGTAFLQVSTKAHPRGEMRGWVHIPNRCQPGGARLSTGEAELSEGPKGRNVEQLKKDPNSCFFEGQHHAHGTRWAPDYDKKCSICSCQKRTVICDPILCQPLNCTRQVHPEELCCPICEEKKMEQEELKLERARDSSEGCYFDGDKTWRGSGTRWHPVVPPFGLIKCAICTCKGTTGEVHCEKVQCPRLTCANPVRVSPSDCCKQCPAPEKSIPELTDGMQADGPRACRFGRRWYLNNESWHPSVPPFGEMKCILCWCVSGETHCQRQECPPDACASPTRRDNPCCAKCRAPDAPSEKMHEATAEAWSR, encoded by the exons ATGCGCACcgccctgctgctgctcgccCTGCTCGCCCTGCCCGTCCGCACCGCCCGCCCCAAGCTCGCCCTGCCCATCCGGCCCGACAGCGAGCCGCTGCCCCCCGGGGGGGCGGCAG GTTGTGCCTTCGGGGGACGTTTCTACGCGCTGGAGGAGACGTGGCACCCCGACCTGGGGGAGCCCTTTGGGGTGATGCGCTGCGTGATCTGCCACTGCGAGACG CAGAGGAATCGCCGAGGGAAACCAGTGGGGAAAGTGAACTGCAAGAACATGAAGCAGGATTGCCCCGTTCCCACCTGCCCCCGTGCCACGCTGTTGCCCGGGCACTGCTGCCATACCTGTCCCAAAG CCTTGCCAGGAGCCCCGGAGAAGAGCTACAAGCCACCTTTTGACACCTTTGAGTACTTCCAGGACAAGGAGGACGAGCTGGACAAGCCGTACAATGACCGCTCCTACCTCAGCTCTGAGGGTTCGGCACGTGACGATGCCCGCACAG AATTCGTGGCCCTGCTGACGAGCGGCCCCGAGCCGTGGCACCCCACATCCAGCGCGGTGGCCAAGGCTCGCTTCACCCTGCTGCGCTCCTacctgctcttctccatcagCTACGAGCG GCTGGGCCGGCCGAGCCGTGTGCGTTTCAGTGACCCCGAGGGCACCGTGCTGTTCGAGCACCCAGTGCAGAAGAGCGCAGCCCCTGAGGATGGCATg ctctgtgggatGTGGAGGACAGTGTCCAAAGCCAACATACAGCTGCTGCGTGCGGAGCAGCTCCGTGTGTCCCTCGTCACCCGTGCGCAGCCCTCCGGAGAGGTGCATGGGCACATCCTGAAGCACCGGGCGCTCTTTGCAG AGACATTTGGTGCCATCCTGACCTCATCAGACCCCGTACACCTGGGGGCTGGGGGCATGGCCATGCTGACGCTGAGCGACACCGAGAACAACCTACACTTCATCCTCATGGCCCGTGGACTGCTGGAGCCGGGTGCTGAGG AGTCCCCCTGGGTACCGCTGCGGGTCCGCATCCTGCACCAGGGCCAGACGCTGCGCGAGGCCCATGCCAACATCACTATGGAG GACCCCGACTTCGCGGAGGTACTGAGCGACCTGTCTGCCCATGAGCTGCAGTGGTTGGCACAGGGGCAGCTCCGCATCGTGGCTGACACCCAGGGCCGGCACCCGCGCCAGCTGGAGGGCACCATTACCGCCCGCCGCAGCTGTGACA CCATCCAAAGCGTGCTGTGCGGCGCAGATGCATTGCAGCCCACCAAGACGGGGGCGGTGGGCTCGGCCAAGCTGGCGCTGCATGAGAACGGCACGCTGGAGTACCAG GTGCGGGTGGTGGGCACGGGCAGCGAAGTGGTGGGGGTCACACTGGAGACCAAACCGCGGCGGAAGAACAGGAGGAACGTCCTCTTCGACATGACACCCAGCTATAGGGCTGGGATG GCTCAAGGAGTGTGGCACAGCCCCAGCGCCCGCGATGTGCACATGCTGCTGCAGAATGAGCTCTTCCTCAACGTGGCCACCAAGGACTGGGCAGAGGGAGAGCTGCGGGGCCAGGTCATCTCCCTGCCCTACAGTGGGCTCCTGGCACGCTACACAG AGATGCCGGTGCCGCTGGCAGGGCAGCTGGTATCCCCCCCAGTGAGCAGTGGGGCCGGGGGCCACGCGTGGCTGTCACTGGATGAGCACTGCCACCTGCACTACGAGATTGTGGTGGCGGGTCTGGGCCGCCCGGCCGATGGCACAGTCAGTGCCCAGCTGCACGGCGTGGCCGAGCTGGGCGAGATGGGCACTCGGCCGCACCTGCACAAGCGGATGCTCAAGGGGTTCTAtggcactgag GCTCAGGGGGTGGTGAAGGACCtggatgctgagctgctgcagcacctggcacagGGCACCGCATTCCTGCAAGTCAGCACCAAAGCACACCCGCGTGGGGAGATGCGGGGATGG GTGCACATCCCCAACCGCTGTCAGCCAGGAGGGGCCCGCCTGTCCACCGGGGAGGCTGAGCTCTCAGAGGGCCCTAAGGGCAGGAATGTGGAACAGCTGAAAAAGGACCCCAACTCCTGCTTCTTCGAGGGGCAGCACCATGCACATGGCACCCGCTGGGCGCCTGACTATGACAAGAAGTgctccatctgcagctgccag AAGCGCACGGTCATCTGCGATCCCATCCTGTGCCAGCCCCTCAACTGTACCCGCCAGGTGCACcctgaggagctgtgctgccccatcTGTGAAG AGAAGAagatggagcaggaggagctgaagcTGGAACGGGCACGGGACAGCAGCGAGG GCTGCTACTTTGATGGGGACAAGACATGGCGAGGCTCTGGCACCCGCTGGCACCCTGTCGTGCCGCCATTTGGCCTCATCAAATGTGCCATCTGCACCTGCAAG GGCACCACGGGTGAAGTGCACTGCGAGAAGGTGCAGTGTCCGCGCCTCACCTGTGCCAACCCTGTGCGCGTCAGCCCCTCCGACTGCTGCAAGCAGTGCCCAG CCCCTGAGAAGAGCATCCCTGAGCTGACTGATGGCATGCAGGCGGACGGACCCCGTGCGTGCCGCTTTGGGCGCCGCTGGTACCTCAACAACGAGAGCTGgcacccctcagtgccacccTTTGGGGAGATGAAGTGCATCCTGTGCTGGTGTGTG TCAGGAGAGACCCACTGCCAACGCCAGGAGTGCCCGCCAGATGCCTGTGCCAGCCCCACCAGGAGGGACAACCCCTGCTGTGCCAAGTGTCGCG CTCCGGATGCACCCTCAGAAAAGATGCACGAAGCCACAGCAGAGGCATGGAGCCGCTGA